In one window of Drosophila mauritiana strain mau12 chromosome X, ASM438214v1, whole genome shotgun sequence DNA:
- the LOC117148205 gene encoding segmentation protein Runt isoform X1, with amino-acid sequence MHLPAGPTMVANNTQVLAAAAAAAAAAAAAVAQGPGPQQSSNVAAASAIAINPAQSLANTSTHSASSTGSSTPDLSTNNTSSSSNATTSPQNSAKMPSSMTDMFASLHEMLQEYHGELAQTGSPSILCSALPNHWRSNKSLPGAFKVIALDDVPDGTLVSIKCGNDENYCGELRNCTTTMKNQVAKFNDLRFVGRSGRGKSFTLTITIATYPVQIASYSKAIKVTVDGPREPRSKQSYGYPHPGAFNPFMLNPAWLDAAYMTYGYADYFRHQAAAQAAQVHHPALAKSSASSVSPNPNSSVATSSSSAVQPSEYPHPAAAVAAAAGQPAAMMPSPPGAAPATPYAMPQFPFNHVAAAAAAKAATPHAFHPYNFAAAAGLRARNAALHHQSEPVHVSPASSRPSSSSPTQQHVLLKLNTSIETSSIHEQSASDGDSDDEQIDVVKSEFDLDKSLDVAPLRMRCDLKAPSAMKPLYHESGPGAVANSRQPSPETTTKIKSAAVQQKTVWRPY; translated from the exons ATGCATCTGCCAGCGGGTCCAACGATGGTGGCCAACAACACACAGGTCCtggccgctgccgccgccgcagcagccgccgcagcGGCCGCGGTAGCCCAGGGTCCTGGGCCGCAGCAGAGTAGCAATGTTGCCGCCGCCTCCGCAATCGCCATCAATCCCGCCCAGAGTCTGGCCAACACGAGCACCCACTCGGCCAGCAGCACGGGCAGCTCCACACCAGATCTCAGCACGAACAACACCAGCTCGAGCAGCAACGCCACCACCAGTCCGCAGAACTCCGCCAAGATGCCCAGCTCGATGACCGACATGTTCGCCAGCCTGCACGAGATGCTGCAGGAGTACCACGGCGAGCTGGCCCAGACCGGATCGCCCTCGATCCTCTGCAGCGCCCTGCCCAACCACTGGCGGTCGAACAAGTCGCTGCCCGGAGCCTTCAAGGTGATCGCCCTGGACGACGTGCCCGATGGCACCCTGGTGTCCATCAAGTGCGGCAACGACGAGAACTACTGCGGCGAGCTGAGGAACTGCACCACGACCATGAAGAACCAGGTGGCCAAGTTCAACGATCTGCGCTTCGTGGGCCGATCGGGACGCGGCAAGTCCTTCACGCTGACCATCACCATCGCCACCTATCCGGTGCAGATCGCCAGCTACAGCAAAGCCATCAAGGTGACCGTCGACGGGCCACGGGAGCCAAGAAGTAAGCAAA GCTATGGCTATCCCCATCCCGGCGCGTTCAACCCGTTCATGCTGAATCCCGCTTGGCTGGATGCGGCGTACATGACCTACGGCTATGCGGACTACTTCCGCCACCAGGCAGCCGCCCAGGCAGCCCAGGTGCATCATCCGGCCCTGGCCAAGTCGTCGGCCTCCTCGGTGTCGCCAAATCCCAATTCATCGGTGGCCACCAGCTCCTCGTCGGCGGTCCAGCCATCTGAGTATCCACATCCGGCGGCAGcagtggcggcggcggcggggCAACCTGCGGCCATGATGCCATCACCACCGGGAGCGGCGCCTGCCACGCCCTATGCCATGCCCCAGTTCCCATTCAACCATGTggccgccgcagccgccgccAAGGCAGCCACGCCACACGCCTTCCATCCGTATAACTTTGCCGCGGCAGCAGGCCTGCGGGCCCGCAATGCTGCACTGCACCACCAGAGCGAGCCGGTCCACGTCAGCCCCGCCTCCTCCAGGCCCTCCAGCTCCTCGCCCACCCAGCAACACGTCCTGCTGAAGCTGAACACCTCCATCGAGACGAGCTCCATCCACGAGCAGTCCGCCAGCGACGGCGACTCCGACGACGAGCAGATCGACGTGGTCAAGTCGGAGTTCGACCTGGACAAGAGCCTGGATGTGGCGCCCCTTCGCATGCGCTGCGACCTGAAGGCGCCCTCGGCCATGAAGCCGCTCTACCACGAGAGCGGTCCAGGAGCGGTCGCCAACAGCCGCCAGCCGTCGCCGGAAACGACCACCAAGATCAAGAGCGCCGCCGTGCAGCAGAAGACCGTGTGGCGGCCCTACTAG
- the LOC117148205 gene encoding segmentation protein Runt isoform X2, with the protein MHLPAGPTMVANNTQVLAAAAAAAAAAAAAVAQGPGPQQSSNVAAASAIAINPAQSLANTSTHSASSTGSSTPDLSTNNTSSSSNATTSPQNSAKMPSSMTDMFASLHEMLQEYHGELAQTGSPSILCSALPNHWRSNKSLPGAFKVIALDDVPDGTLVSIKCGNDENYCGELRNCTTTMKNQVAKFNDLRFVGRSGRGKSFTLTITIATYPVQIASYSKAIKVTVDGPREPRSYGYPHPGAFNPFMLNPAWLDAAYMTYGYADYFRHQAAAQAAQVHHPALAKSSASSVSPNPNSSVATSSSSAVQPSEYPHPAAAVAAAAGQPAAMMPSPPGAAPATPYAMPQFPFNHVAAAAAAKAATPHAFHPYNFAAAAGLRARNAALHHQSEPVHVSPASSRPSSSSPTQQHVLLKLNTSIETSSIHEQSASDGDSDDEQIDVVKSEFDLDKSLDVAPLRMRCDLKAPSAMKPLYHESGPGAVANSRQPSPETTTKIKSAAVQQKTVWRPY; encoded by the exons ATGCATCTGCCAGCGGGTCCAACGATGGTGGCCAACAACACACAGGTCCtggccgctgccgccgccgcagcagccgccgcagcGGCCGCGGTAGCCCAGGGTCCTGGGCCGCAGCAGAGTAGCAATGTTGCCGCCGCCTCCGCAATCGCCATCAATCCCGCCCAGAGTCTGGCCAACACGAGCACCCACTCGGCCAGCAGCACGGGCAGCTCCACACCAGATCTCAGCACGAACAACACCAGCTCGAGCAGCAACGCCACCACCAGTCCGCAGAACTCCGCCAAGATGCCCAGCTCGATGACCGACATGTTCGCCAGCCTGCACGAGATGCTGCAGGAGTACCACGGCGAGCTGGCCCAGACCGGATCGCCCTCGATCCTCTGCAGCGCCCTGCCCAACCACTGGCGGTCGAACAAGTCGCTGCCCGGAGCCTTCAAGGTGATCGCCCTGGACGACGTGCCCGATGGCACCCTGGTGTCCATCAAGTGCGGCAACGACGAGAACTACTGCGGCGAGCTGAGGAACTGCACCACGACCATGAAGAACCAGGTGGCCAAGTTCAACGATCTGCGCTTCGTGGGCCGATCGGGACGCGGCAAGTCCTTCACGCTGACCATCACCATCGCCACCTATCCGGTGCAGATCGCCAGCTACAGCAAAGCCATCAAGGTGACCGTCGACGGGCCACGGGAGCCAAGAA GCTATGGCTATCCCCATCCCGGCGCGTTCAACCCGTTCATGCTGAATCCCGCTTGGCTGGATGCGGCGTACATGACCTACGGCTATGCGGACTACTTCCGCCACCAGGCAGCCGCCCAGGCAGCCCAGGTGCATCATCCGGCCCTGGCCAAGTCGTCGGCCTCCTCGGTGTCGCCAAATCCCAATTCATCGGTGGCCACCAGCTCCTCGTCGGCGGTCCAGCCATCTGAGTATCCACATCCGGCGGCAGcagtggcggcggcggcggggCAACCTGCGGCCATGATGCCATCACCACCGGGAGCGGCGCCTGCCACGCCCTATGCCATGCCCCAGTTCCCATTCAACCATGTggccgccgcagccgccgccAAGGCAGCCACGCCACACGCCTTCCATCCGTATAACTTTGCCGCGGCAGCAGGCCTGCGGGCCCGCAATGCTGCACTGCACCACCAGAGCGAGCCGGTCCACGTCAGCCCCGCCTCCTCCAGGCCCTCCAGCTCCTCGCCCACCCAGCAACACGTCCTGCTGAAGCTGAACACCTCCATCGAGACGAGCTCCATCCACGAGCAGTCCGCCAGCGACGGCGACTCCGACGACGAGCAGATCGACGTGGTCAAGTCGGAGTTCGACCTGGACAAGAGCCTGGATGTGGCGCCCCTTCGCATGCGCTGCGACCTGAAGGCGCCCTCGGCCATGAAGCCGCTCTACCACGAGAGCGGTCCAGGAGCGGTCGCCAACAGCCGCCAGCCGTCGCCGGAAACGACCACCAAGATCAAGAGCGCCGCCGTGCAGCAGAAGACCGTGTGGCGGCCCTACTAG